A single Vibrio sp. YMD68 DNA region contains:
- the epmB gene encoding EF-P beta-lysylation protein EpmB encodes MSHIITRIAPTVEQNWLKQLANAISDPAKLLAQLEIDASEWEAGFEAKALFAQRVPLSFVNRMEKGNPHDPLLRQVLPLTEEFAIHERYSADPLEEQNNAVPGLLHKYKNRALFILKGGCAINCRYCFRRHFPYEDNKGSKSVWQQGLDYLHAHSEINEVILSGGDPLMAKDHELEWLMKHIEAIPHITRLRIHTRLPVVIPARITQELLKLLGNSRLQVILVTHINHANEIDAALAEAMIQLKRHHVTLLNQGVLLKGVNDSVEAQVSLSNRLFDAGILPYYLHVLDKVQGAAHFYVSDARAREIMAGLIEQVSGYLVPTLTREIGGRQSKTPLDLHLE; translated from the coding sequence ATGTCGCATATCATAACCCGAATTGCCCCAACTGTTGAGCAAAACTGGCTCAAACAACTAGCGAATGCGATCTCAGACCCTGCAAAACTGCTCGCACAACTAGAGATTGATGCTTCAGAGTGGGAGGCAGGCTTTGAGGCGAAAGCGTTATTTGCGCAGCGAGTTCCACTGAGTTTTGTCAATAGAATGGAGAAAGGCAACCCTCATGACCCGTTACTTCGTCAAGTATTACCACTTACTGAAGAGTTTGCTATCCATGAAAGGTATTCGGCGGATCCGTTGGAGGAACAGAACAACGCGGTTCCAGGATTACTGCACAAGTATAAAAATCGTGCGTTATTCATCTTGAAAGGCGGATGTGCGATTAACTGTCGTTACTGTTTTAGACGCCATTTTCCCTATGAGGATAACAAGGGAAGCAAATCGGTTTGGCAACAAGGGCTCGATTACTTACACGCCCATTCAGAGATCAATGAAGTCATTTTATCTGGTGGCGATCCCCTGATGGCAAAAGATCATGAGCTTGAATGGCTGATGAAACACATTGAAGCCATTCCTCACATTACACGCCTGCGCATTCATACACGCCTACCTGTCGTGATCCCGGCTCGTATCACTCAAGAACTGCTTAAATTGCTAGGGAATTCGCGATTGCAGGTCATCTTAGTGACTCACATTAATCACGCCAATGAAATCGACGCTGCACTGGCAGAAGCGATGATTCAACTCAAGCGTCATCATGTCACGCTGCTCAACCAAGGCGTATTACTAAAAGGGGTGAATGATTCCGTCGAAGCGCAAGTTTCTCTGAGCAATCGTCTCTTTGATGCCGGAATTCTGCCTTATTACCTGCATGTCTTGGATAAAGTCCAAGGTGCGGCACACTTCTATGTCTCAGATGCACGAGCCAGAGAAATCATGGCTGGATTGATTGAACAGGTTTCGGGGTATTTAGTTCCAACCCTGACCCGAGAAATAGGTGGTCGACAAAGCAAAACACCGTTGGATTTGCATCTTGAGTAG
- a CDS encoding 5-carboxymethyl-2-hydroxymuconate isomerase — MPNLVMEYSNSIDQRVNVQGLLEDLHDVALKSSLFDPGSVKSRALRCHHWLIGEEGDSVDFIHVGFELLDGRTEEQKRELSRQLMTVLQQQASQVRSLTVNIRDMDKACFQKTINR, encoded by the coding sequence ATGCCAAATCTTGTTATGGAATATTCAAATTCAATCGATCAACGAGTCAATGTTCAAGGCCTCCTAGAAGATCTCCATGATGTCGCGCTAAAAAGCAGCTTATTCGATCCTGGTTCGGTTAAGTCTCGGGCATTACGTTGCCATCATTGGTTGATTGGTGAGGAAGGGGATAGCGTTGATTTTATTCATGTAGGTTTTGAGTTGCTCGATGGGCGAACGGAAGAGCAAAAACGAGAGCTTTCCCGGCAGTTGATGACGGTACTTCAGCAACAAGCAAGCCAAGTAAGGAGCTTAACGGTGAATATCCGAGATATGGATAAAGCGTGTTTTCAAAAGACGATAAACCGATGA
- the rraA gene encoding ribonuclease E activity regulator RraA, with amino-acid sequence MEYNTSALCDIYLDQVDVVEPLFSNFGGRTSFAGQVTTIKCFEDNSLIRDVLEQDGVGRVLLIDGGGSLRRALIDAELAALAEDNEWEGIVVYGCVREVDELEEMSVGIQALASIPVGAVGNGVGETDVAVNFGSVTFVPEDYLYADNTGIIISQEPLDIELEIDEDEEMVD; translated from the coding sequence ATGGAATACAATACTTCAGCTCTGTGCGATATTTACTTAGATCAAGTCGATGTCGTTGAACCTCTTTTTAGCAATTTTGGTGGGCGTACATCATTTGCAGGTCAAGTCACGACAATCAAATGCTTTGAAGATAATAGCCTTATTCGCGATGTATTAGAGCAAGATGGGGTAGGCCGAGTATTACTGATTGATGGCGGTGGCTCTTTGCGTCGTGCCCTTATTGATGCGGAATTGGCAGCGTTAGCGGAAGATAACGAATGGGAAGGCATTGTTGTTTATGGCTGCGTTCGTGAAGTCGATGAACTCGAAGAGATGAGTGTTGGTATCCAAGCGTTGGCTTCTATCCCTGTGGGTGCCGTTGGTAACGGTGTTGGTGAGACCGATGTCGCGGTCAACTTTGGTAGCGTTACCTTTGTGCCGGAAGATTATTTGTACGCAGATAATACTGGAATCATTATCTCTCAAGAGCCATTGGATATTGAACTTGAGATCGATGAAGACGAGGAAATGGTTGATTAA
- the rplK gene encoding 50S ribosomal protein L11 gives MAKKVEAYIKLQVAAGMANPSPPVGPALGQHGVNIMEFCKAFNAKTESVEKGLPTPVVITVYNDRSFTFVTKTPPAAVLLKKAAGVKSGSGRPNTEKVGTVTDAQIQEIAETKAADMTGADVEAMKRSIAGTARSMGLVVEG, from the coding sequence ATGGCTAAGAAAGTTGAAGCTTATATCAAACTGCAAGTAGCAGCTGGTATGGCAAACCCAAGTCCACCGGTTGGTCCTGCACTAGGTCAACACGGCGTAAACATCATGGAATTCTGTAAAGCGTTCAACGCAAAAACAGAATCTGTTGAGAAAGGTCTACCGACTCCAGTAGTTATTACTGTTTACAACGACCGTTCTTTCACGTTCGTTACTAAGACTCCACCTGCTGCTGTTCTTCTTAAGAAAGCGGCTGGCGTTAAGTCTGGTTCAGGTCGTCCTAACACTGAAAAAGTGGGTACGGTAACAGACGCTCAAATCCAAGAAATCGCAGAAACTAAAGCTGCTGATATGACTGGTGCTGATGTTGAAGCGATGAAACGTTCTATTGCGGGTACTGCTCGTTCAATGG
- a CDS encoding DUF805 domain-containing protein, with translation MSIKQLLFSFEGRVGRKTYWIWNVFYYAVIMGFATGSNALFPAMAHIILPVFLLVILIPDLAITSKRWHDRGKSSWWLMLNVPLVFGRMAVPIGDPSGVAQTTTIEMFSSVAALLCGTWILVECGFLKGEDKTNQYGPELK, from the coding sequence ATGTCGATAAAGCAGCTACTGTTCTCATTTGAAGGGAGAGTGGGTCGAAAAACGTATTGGATATGGAATGTATTTTACTACGCGGTCATCATGGGCTTTGCTACAGGATCGAATGCATTGTTTCCGGCCATGGCCCATATCATACTGCCTGTGTTCCTATTGGTCATTCTGATCCCAGATTTAGCGATTACGTCGAAACGATGGCATGACAGAGGAAAATCCAGTTGGTGGTTAATGCTCAACGTTCCCCTGGTATTTGGTCGTATGGCTGTTCCTATCGGTGATCCCAGTGGGGTCGCGCAAACGACGACAATAGAAATGTTCAGCTCTGTGGCGGCGTTGCTCTGTGGAACCTGGATTCTAGTGGAGTGTGGATTTTTAAAGGGTGAAGATAAGACCAATCAATACGGCCCTGAGTTGAAATAA
- the tuf gene encoding elongation factor Tu produces the protein MSKEKFERTKPHVNVGTIGHVDHGKTTLTAAICTTLAKVYGGVAKDFASIDNAPEERERGITIATSHVEYDTPERHYAHVDCPGHADYVKNMITGAAQMDGGILVVAATDGPMPQTREHILLGRQVGIPYIIVFMNKCDMVDDEELLELVEMEVRELLSEYEYPGDDLPVIQGSALGALNGEKQWEDKIVELAEALDSYIPLPERAVDQPFLLPIEDVFSIQGRGTVVTGRIERGILNVGNEVEIVGIKDTVTTTCTGVEMFRKLLDEGRAGENVGALLRGTKREDVERGQVLAAPGSINPHTRFESEVYVLSKDEGGRHTPFFKGYRPQFYFRTTDVTGDITLPEGVEMVMPGDNIQMTVELIAPIAMDEGLRFAIREGGRTVGAGVVAKIFD, from the coding sequence ATGTCTAAAGAAAAATTTGAACGTACGAAACCGCACGTAAACGTTGGTACTATCGGCCACGTTGACCACGGTAAAACAACTCTAACTGCTGCTATCTGTACGACACTTGCAAAAGTGTACGGCGGTGTTGCGAAAGATTTCGCATCTATCGATAATGCTCCAGAAGAGCGTGAGCGCGGTATCACAATCGCAACTTCACACGTTGAGTACGATACTCCAGAGCGTCACTACGCACACGTAGATTGCCCAGGACACGCGGATTACGTTAAAAACATGATCACTGGTGCTGCACAAATGGATGGTGGTATCCTAGTTGTTGCTGCAACAGATGGCCCAATGCCTCAAACACGTGAGCACATCCTACTTGGTCGTCAAGTTGGTATCCCTTACATCATCGTATTCATGAACAAATGTGACATGGTCGATGACGAAGAGCTACTTGAGCTAGTAGAAATGGAAGTACGTGAGCTTCTTTCTGAGTACGAATACCCAGGAGATGATCTTCCAGTAATCCAAGGTTCAGCTCTTGGTGCACTAAACGGCGAGAAGCAGTGGGAAGACAAGATCGTTGAGCTTGCAGAAGCGCTAGATTCTTACATTCCACTCCCAGAGCGTGCAGTAGACCAGCCGTTCCTACTACCAATTGAAGATGTATTCTCAATTCAAGGTCGTGGTACAGTTGTAACAGGTCGTATCGAGCGCGGTATCCTAAACGTAGGTAACGAAGTAGAAATCGTTGGTATCAAAGATACAGTAACAACGACTTGTACAGGTGTTGAAATGTTCCGTAAGCTGCTTGACGAAGGTCGTGCAGGTGAGAACGTTGGTGCACTACTACGTGGTACTAAGCGTGAAGACGTTGAACGTGGTCAAGTACTTGCTGCTCCTGGTTCAATCAACCCACACACACGTTTTGAGTCAGAAGTATACGTTCTGTCTAAAGACGAAGGTGGTCGTCACACACCATTCTTCAAAGGTTACCGTCCACAGTTCTACTTCCGTACAACGGACGTAACAGGCGACATCACGCTTCCAGAAGGCGTAGAAATGGTAATGCCTGGTGACAACATCCAAATGACGGTAGAGCTAATTGCTCCAATCGCAATGGATGAAGGTCTACGTTTCGCAATCCGCGAAGGTGGCCGTACAGTAGGTGCTGGTGTTGTTGCTAAAATCTTTGATTAA
- the tpiA gene encoding triose-phosphate isomerase encodes MRHPVVMGNWKLNGSKEMVVGLLNGLNAELEGVTGVDVAVAPPALFVDLAERTLTEAGSAIILGAQNSDLNNSGAFTGDMSPAMLKEFGASHIIIGHSERREYHAESDEFVAKKFAFLKENGLTPVLCIGESEAQNEAGETVAVCARQLDAVINTQGVEALEGAIIAYEPIWAIGTGKAATAEDAQRIHAQIRAHIAEKSEEVAKNVVIQYGGSVKPENAAAYFAQPDIDGALVGGAALDAKSFAAIAKAAAEAKNA; translated from the coding sequence ATGCGTCATCCTGTAGTGATGGGTAACTGGAAACTAAACGGCAGCAAAGAAATGGTTGTTGGCCTACTAAACGGTCTTAATGCTGAACTTGAAGGCGTAACAGGCGTAGACGTAGCAGTGGCTCCACCTGCACTTTTCGTTGATCTTGCTGAGCGTACGCTTACTGAAGCGGGCAGCGCAATCATCCTAGGTGCTCAAAACTCTGACCTAAACAACAGCGGTGCATTCACTGGCGACATGTCTCCAGCTATGCTGAAAGAATTTGGTGCATCTCACATCATCATCGGTCACTCTGAGCGTCGTGAATACCACGCAGAATCAGACGAGTTCGTTGCTAAGAAATTTGCATTCCTAAAAGAGAACGGCCTAACTCCAGTTCTTTGTATCGGTGAATCTGAAGCACAAAACGAAGCAGGCGAAACGGTTGCTGTATGTGCTCGTCAACTTGACGCTGTTATCAACACTCAAGGTGTTGAAGCTCTTGAAGGTGCGATCATCGCTTACGAACCAATCTGGGCTATCGGTACTGGTAAAGCAGCGACTGCTGAAGATGCACAACGCATTCACGCTCAAATCCGTGCTCACATTGCTGAGAAATCAGAAGAAGTCGCTAAGAACGTTGTTATCCAATACGGCGGTTCTGTGAAGCCAGAAAACGCAGCAGCTTACTTCGCACAACCAGACATCGACGGTGCTCTAGTTGGCGGCGCAGCGCTAGACGCGAAAAGCTTCGCTGCTATCGCTAAAGCAGCGGCTGAAGCAAAAAACGCTTAA
- the coaA gene encoding type I pantothenate kinase yields the protein MSPYLSFERATWAELRNSVPMTLSESDIQELLGVNERLSMEEAVDIYLPLSRLLNLYIEARQSRNSVLHQFLDSTESSPPFIIGIAGSVAVGKSTTARIIRTLLSRWENHPKVELVTTDGFLFSKSELDRRGIMHRKGFPESYDTKALVQFLSDVKAGETNLQVPVYSHITYDITNEVKRIDKPDVIIIEGLNVLQSGLDYPNSSLSTFISDFLDFSIYVDADSDVIEKWYIERFLEFRQGAFKKPGSYFNHYTQLNESQAIEKAKEIWQSINGLNLVENILPTKQRAQLILKKGPSHAVEKVLLRK from the coding sequence ATGAGTCCTTATCTATCTTTTGAGCGTGCCACATGGGCAGAGCTACGTAACTCTGTTCCAATGACACTCTCAGAATCTGATATCCAAGAGCTCCTCGGGGTAAATGAACGGTTATCAATGGAAGAAGCCGTCGATATTTACCTCCCCCTGAGTCGCCTGCTCAATTTGTACATTGAGGCTCGCCAAAGTAGAAACTCGGTGTTGCATCAGTTCCTCGACAGCACCGAAAGTTCGCCGCCTTTTATCATAGGAATTGCGGGCAGTGTTGCCGTCGGAAAAAGCACCACAGCTCGTATCATTCGCACCTTGCTGTCTCGTTGGGAGAATCACCCCAAGGTCGAATTGGTCACAACCGATGGTTTTTTATTTTCGAAAAGCGAACTCGATAGACGAGGCATTATGCATCGAAAAGGGTTTCCCGAATCCTATGATACAAAGGCTTTAGTACAGTTTTTATCCGATGTAAAAGCAGGGGAAACCAACCTGCAAGTTCCTGTCTACTCTCACATAACCTATGACATAACAAACGAGGTAAAGAGAATCGATAAGCCTGATGTGATCATTATTGAGGGCTTAAATGTTCTACAGAGTGGCCTTGACTACCCCAATAGTTCGCTCAGTACCTTCATTTCCGATTTTCTCGACTTTTCAATCTACGTCGATGCCGATAGTGATGTCATCGAAAAGTGGTACATCGAAAGGTTTTTGGAATTTAGACAGGGCGCGTTTAAAAAGCCAGGATCTTACTTTAACCACTACACGCAGCTTAATGAATCGCAGGCGATTGAAAAAGCCAAAGAGATATGGCAATCAATTAATGGGCTTAATCTCGTTGAAAATATCCTACCGACAAAGCAAAGGGCGCAATTAATTTTGAAAAAGGGTCCATCTCATGCGGTCGAGAAAGTGTTATTGCGGAAATGA
- the efp gene encoding elongation factor P translates to MATVSTNEFKGGLKLMLDKEPCVILENELVKPGKGQAFNRVKIRKLLSGKVLEKTFKSGESVETADVMDIDLDYLYNDGEFYHFMNSESFEQIAAEVKAVGDNAKWLVENDTCMITLWNGNPIVVTPPNFVEIEVTETDPGLKGDTQGTGGKPATLATGAVVRVPLFISIGEVIKVDTRNGEYVGRVK, encoded by the coding sequence ATGGCTACTGTTAGCACCAATGAATTTAAAGGCGGTCTCAAACTTATGCTTGATAAAGAGCCGTGTGTCATTCTCGAAAATGAGTTAGTGAAACCGGGCAAAGGTCAAGCATTCAACCGTGTCAAAATCCGTAAATTGCTTTCAGGTAAAGTGTTAGAAAAAACCTTTAAGTCAGGTGAGTCGGTTGAAACGGCTGACGTTATGGATATCGATCTTGATTACCTGTACAACGATGGTGAATTCTACCACTTTATGAACAGTGAGTCTTTCGAGCAAATTGCAGCTGAAGTGAAAGCGGTTGGCGACAATGCGAAATGGCTAGTAGAAAACGACACTTGTATGATCACCTTGTGGAACGGTAATCCGATCGTCGTTACGCCACCTAACTTCGTTGAGATTGAAGTTACTGAAACTGACCCGGGTCTAAAGGGTGACACTCAAGGAACGGGCGGCAAGCCTGCGACTTTAGCAACAGGCGCTGTTGTGCGTGTACCGTTGTTCATTTCGATTGGCGAAGTGATCAAGGTGGATACTCGTAACGGCGAGTATGTTGGCCGAGTGAAATAA
- a CDS encoding MgtC/SapB family protein, which yields MLNQLHPFFDIAPFSWVALSCCAINGLMIGVERQTRGKPVGIRTSILIISGTYLFISMAISLSPNSLDQARVLGQIITGVGFLGAGVMMTLEGKIHGVTSAAIIWVLAALGVMIGLGYYSQSLIITILTLSVLLGVDKAEHHFKALRRGVHDQLKKRTKKKLPNV from the coding sequence ATGCTCAACCAATTACACCCCTTCTTCGATATCGCCCCCTTTTCATGGGTGGCATTGTCCTGTTGTGCGATCAATGGCCTCATGATTGGCGTTGAAAGGCAAACTCGTGGCAAACCTGTTGGGATAAGAACCTCGATCTTAATTATTTCTGGTACCTACCTTTTTATCTCGATGGCTATCTCACTATCACCAAACTCACTCGATCAAGCTAGGGTGTTAGGGCAAATCATTACCGGTGTCGGTTTCTTAGGTGCAGGGGTCATGATGACGTTAGAGGGGAAAATCCACGGCGTGACTTCGGCTGCGATTATTTGGGTGCTAGCGGCACTCGGAGTCATGATAGGGCTGGGTTACTACAGCCAATCACTCATTATCACCATACTCACCTTGAGTGTTCTATTGGGGGTTGATAAAGCCGAGCATCATTTCAAAGCTCTGCGGCGCGGTGTCCATGACCAATTGAAGAAACGAACCAAGAAAAAACTGCCTAATGTATGA
- a CDS encoding 1,4-dihydroxy-2-naphthoate polyprenyltransferase codes for MKQSIQIWLDAARPKTLPLALVSILTGSVLAYSIGQFSFTIALLAFITATLLQILSNLANDYGDAVKGTDNDARLGPIRAIQSGAVSLKTMRQAMVINIVLTMLSGLFLVFYALNSLQSIMTFIGLGVLAMVAAIAYTVGNKPYGYVGLGDISVFIFFGLLGVAGTFFLHTGFVEATLILPAIGCGLFAVAVLNVNNMRDIENDKACGKKTVAVRLGQAKSKQYHLILLVSALTTFVCYLLLQPAPLWLSLPFVLSLVVVYKHGRAVWLATQPAQIAPMMPIVVKCALFSNVLFTGIVIAQTLVS; via the coding sequence ATGAAACAATCAATTCAAATCTGGTTAGACGCCGCACGACCAAAAACACTACCACTTGCCCTTGTCTCCATACTCACGGGCAGTGTGTTGGCGTATTCTATTGGACAATTCTCTTTCACGATTGCGTTACTTGCCTTTATTACTGCCACTTTACTGCAAATCTTATCCAATCTTGCTAATGACTATGGCGACGCAGTCAAGGGAACGGACAACGATGCACGTCTTGGGCCGATACGCGCAATTCAATCTGGTGCAGTCTCATTGAAAACCATGAGGCAAGCGATGGTGATTAACATTGTTCTTACGATGTTGTCTGGGCTGTTTCTTGTTTTTTACGCACTGAATAGCTTACAAAGTATCATGACGTTTATCGGTTTAGGTGTGTTGGCGATGGTAGCAGCCATTGCTTATACCGTCGGTAATAAGCCCTATGGCTATGTTGGCTTGGGTGATATTTCTGTGTTCATTTTTTTTGGGTTATTGGGCGTTGCGGGAACCTTCTTCCTTCATACGGGTTTTGTCGAAGCAACCCTCATTTTGCCAGCAATAGGCTGTGGGCTATTCGCGGTGGCTGTGTTGAATGTCAATAATATGCGCGATATTGAAAATGATAAGGCATGTGGTAAAAAAACCGTTGCCGTTCGGCTTGGCCAGGCTAAGTCCAAACAGTACCATCTTATTTTGCTGGTGAGTGCATTAACGACATTTGTCTGTTACTTATTGCTTCAACCTGCACCACTTTGGCTCAGCTTGCCTTTCGTTCTTAGCCTTGTGGTGGTGTATAAGCATGGCAGGGCGGTTTGGTTGGCGACTCAACCGGCTCAAATCGCTCCTATGATGCCGATTGTTGTAAAGTGTGCCTTATTCTCAAATGTCCTTTTTACCGGCATCGTGATAGCTCAAACTCTCGTCAGTTAA
- a CDS encoding MATE family efflux transporter, with translation MHDKHGLLTAPIPNVLRQMTIPMTFGMIAILMFNVVDTFFISLLGTDALAAISFTFPITFAINCITMGIGIGLSTNIARLLGKGRSKQAGRFSTHGLVLALLLVSVTSFMGLLSIRPTFALLGAQPHLIDLISEYMSIWYLTIPLLVIPMAGNSAIRATGDTKTPAKIMMLAGLINGVLDPLLIFGIGPFPELGIQGAAISSALSWLGALIGSLYVLIRREKMLASPDLSQIVNDWRQILKIGTPAALSNAMVPLSGAILMILLASHGTVAVAAFGAAQRIESLLILVLMALTSALTPFMAQNLGANNTRRSFSALFLSMRFAIVFQLIIFIMMVPLSIPLARLFSQEPSVRDLLWHYLLVVPFSYGFQGVTMMLVAGLNALHKPVPAFQWSIIRLFVFTLPAAWIGNQIYGVEGLFIGIAVGNVLSGVSSYLYALKLRQSYQ, from the coding sequence ATGCACGATAAACACGGCCTATTAACAGCGCCCATTCCTAATGTGCTGCGTCAAATGACCATTCCAATGACCTTTGGAATGATTGCTATCTTGATGTTCAATGTCGTCGATACATTTTTTATTTCCCTTCTGGGTACCGATGCGTTAGCGGCGATCAGCTTTACGTTCCCCATCACCTTTGCCATAAACTGCATCACTATGGGTATCGGAATCGGATTATCCACGAATATAGCTCGCCTACTCGGTAAAGGCCGCTCGAAACAAGCCGGTCGCTTTTCTACCCACGGTTTGGTTTTAGCGCTGCTTCTTGTTTCTGTCACCTCGTTCATGGGATTACTGAGCATCCGGCCTACCTTTGCATTATTAGGCGCACAACCACACCTTATCGATCTGATCAGTGAATACATGTCCATTTGGTATTTAACGATTCCGCTTTTGGTTATTCCTATGGCAGGAAACAGTGCGATAAGAGCGACAGGGGACACGAAAACCCCTGCTAAGATCATGATGCTAGCAGGGCTGATTAACGGAGTGCTGGACCCACTGCTGATTTTTGGTATTGGCCCATTTCCAGAGCTTGGTATTCAAGGCGCGGCCATTTCAAGCGCGTTGAGCTGGTTAGGTGCATTGATAGGGTCACTTTACGTTTTAATTCGTCGGGAAAAAATGCTCGCATCGCCTGATTTATCGCAAATCGTTAACGACTGGCGGCAAATCCTTAAGATTGGTACTCCTGCGGCGCTTTCCAATGCGATGGTGCCATTATCGGGCGCCATATTGATGATACTGCTGGCCTCGCATGGAACGGTGGCGGTGGCTGCTTTTGGGGCGGCTCAAAGAATTGAGTCACTGCTGATTTTAGTTCTTATGGCATTGACCTCCGCTTTGACCCCATTTATGGCTCAAAATTTAGGGGCCAACAATACCCGGCGAAGCTTTTCTGCACTTTTTCTGAGTATGCGTTTTGCGATTGTATTTCAGTTAATTATTTTCATTATGATGGTGCCATTAAGCATTCCTTTAGCGCGTCTTTTCTCTCAAGAGCCGTCGGTTCGAGATCTACTTTGGCATTATTTATTGGTTGTTCCGTTCAGTTATGGCTTTCAAGGCGTCACCATGATGCTCGTCGCTGGACTCAATGCTCTGCATAAGCCGGTCCCTGCTTTCCAATGGAGCATTATTCGACTCTTTGTTTTTACGTTACCAGCCGCTTGGATTGGTAATCAAATATACGGTGTTGAAGGGCTATTTATCGGTATCGCAGTCGGCAATGTTTTGTCTGGTGTTTCCAGTTATCTATACGCGCTCAAATTACGTCAATCATATCAATAA
- the secE gene encoding preprotein translocase subunit SecE: MKANNAETPDSSNGADTFKWILTFVLLTAAVVGNYLYGEMSVVIRAAGVVVLIAAALGVSATTAKGKAAIVFARESRMEVRKVVWPTRQETMQTSFIVLAVCIVMALVLWGIDGIMVRLVALATGV, translated from the coding sequence ATGAAAGCAAATAATGCTGAAACTCCTGATAGCTCAAACGGTGCAGATACTTTTAAGTGGATTCTCACTTTTGTTCTGCTAACCGCTGCTGTTGTGGGTAATTACCTGTATGGTGAAATGTCTGTAGTGATTCGAGCTGCAGGCGTCGTTGTATTAATCGCCGCTGCACTTGGTGTATCTGCGACAACGGCTAAAGGTAAAGCAGCGATTGTCTTTGCACGCGAATCCCGTATGGAAGTGCGTAAAGTGGTATGGCCTACGCGTCAGGAAACCATGCAAACGTCGTTTATCGTATTAGCAGTATGTATTGTAATGGCTCTAGTGTTATGGGGCATTGACGGCATTATGGTTCGTCTTGTTGCCTTAGCAACTGGGGTGTGA
- the nusG gene encoding transcription termination/antitermination protein NusG, which translates to MSEAPKKRWYVVQAFSGYEGRVAQSLREHIKMHNMEELFGEVLVPTEEVVEMRAGQRRKSERKFFPGYVLVQMLMNDESWHLVRSIPRVMGFIGGTSDRPAPITDKEADAILNRLEKASEAPRPKTMFEAGEVVRVNDGPFADFNGTVEEVDYEKSRIKVSVSIFGRATPVELEFGQVEKLD; encoded by the coding sequence ATGAGTGAAGCTCCAAAGAAACGTTGGTATGTTGTTCAAGCCTTTTCAGGCTATGAAGGTCGTGTGGCTCAATCGCTACGTGAACATATTAAAATGCACAACATGGAAGAGTTGTTTGGCGAAGTATTAGTACCTACAGAAGAAGTGGTAGAGATGCGTGCTGGCCAACGTCGCAAAAGCGAACGCAAATTTTTCCCAGGCTATGTATTAGTACAAATGCTGATGAATGATGAATCATGGCACTTAGTACGTAGTATTCCTCGTGTAATGGGCTTCATTGGTGGTACCTCTGACCGTCCTGCGCCTATCACTGACAAAGAAGCGGATGCGATTTTGAACCGTCTTGAGAAAGCGAGCGAAGCTCCGCGTCCTAAGACAATGTTCGAAGCGGGTGAAGTGGTTCGTGTTAATGATGGCCCATTTGCTGACTTCAACGGTACTGTTGAAGAAGTGGATTACGAGAAGAGCCGCATTAAAGTGTCTGTATCGATCTTTGGTCGTGCGACACCTGTTGAGCTTGAATTTGGTCAAGTGGAAAAACTTGATTAA